GAATTGTTAGAGTGTAGTCGTATTTCTTCAAAAGTAAAAACTTATGTAAAACTAGAAGAATTTAGAAGAAAATACGAAAATTTCTCAAGACTTGTTTTAGAATCAAATGCAGAGATTAAACGTAAAGAAAATCTCAAGTTGCTTTTGCAGTTTGTGAATATTTTTTTTGATGAACTTGATTTCTTGACTAGTCGTTATGTTACAGACTCTGATGGAAAAATATTTTATCAGAAATGGAAAAAATTGTCTCAAGATGTTGCTATTTGTAATTTGAATGTGAATGATGAAGAGTATGGGAAAATAAGTCATTTTGAAATAATCTATGATGATCTTTTTAATTATTTAGAAAAAGCGAATAAATCGTTTATTGAACAAGAATCCCAAAAGTATGATTCCCTATTTTCCAACATAGATGGAAAGTCTTTGGATATGCAACAAAGAGAAGCGATCATAACTGATGAAGATAGAATTCTTGTGCTTGCCGGAGCTGGTAGTGGAAAAACTCTTACGATTGCAGGCAAGGTAAAGTATCTATGTGATGTAAAGAACATAAGTCCAGAAGATATACTCCTTATTTCGTTTACGAAAAAATCAGCTCAAGAAATGACCGATAGAATTCAGGGAAAGTTGGGTATCCCTGTGAAATCGACTACTTTTCACAAATTGGGTCTTGATATAATCAAAAGTGCTGATGGAAAAAGACCCGACGTTCTTGATGAATCTCTCTTTAATAAATTTATACATGATTTTTTTGAAAAAGATCTTGTAAATTATCCTGAATTGGTGAAAAGTTTAATTGAGTATTTTGCGTACTATATTGATATCCCTAAAAATATGGAAGATTATTCGTCGTTGGGCGAACTGTATGAGGCTGAAAAGAGTGTAGACTTAGAAACGTTAAGATCAAAATATGACCAAGAAAGATATATCCATGAAGAAAAAATAGAGAAAGCGCAGAATCATACAACGTTAAAAAATGAAAAAGTTAAAAGCCTCGAAGAAGTTCAAATCGCAAATTTCTTTTTTCTGAATGGTGTTGATTACGAATATGAAAAGCTCTATCCGTTTGAAAGTCAGGATCCTTTGCGAAAGGGGTATAAACCGGACTTCTATTTGAAAGATTATGATATTTATTTGGAACATTTTGGAATAACAAGAAATTATACTGTTCCGTGGCTTTCACCTATTGAAGCTCAAAAATATTTAGATGGAATTGATTGGAAAAGAGAATTTCATAAGCAGAATAATACCAAGTTGATAGAAACCTATTCATACTACAATTCTGAAGGAGTGCTTTTACAAAAACTTGAAGAGATTTTGAAACAAAATGGCGTTATTCTGAAATCACGAGATTTCATGGATGTTTTCAATACTGTTTATGCGACCAAAACGAATAAGTATTTCTCTGAGTTTGTAAAGTTATGTGGAACTTTTATTGTACTTTTTAAGTCTAATAATTATACGTTAGAAACGATTGATGATTGGAAAGATTGGTTTTCGTTGGAAGAGAATTGTTTCTCGAAAAGAAGAAGCTATACCTTTTTAAATATAATAAAAGTAGTATTAGAAGAATATCAAAAATACTTAATAGTAAATAATTCAATTGACTTCTCGGACATGATAAATAATGCAACTGAGGATGTTAATAATGGTTGCGAAATTTCTCCGTATAAGTATGTAATTGTTGATGAATATCAGGATATCTCGAAGGCGAGATTTAATTTGTTAAAGGCGATTGTCGATAAAACAAAAGCGAAATTATTCTGTGTAGGAGATGACTGGCAATCTATATATCGATTTGCCGGTAGCGATATTTCATTATTCACCGATATTGCAAAGTATTTGGGAAAAACGAAAATACTGAAGATCGAAAAAACGTATCGTAATTCGCAAAAGTTAATTGATGAAGCTTCGCATTTTGTCTTGCAAAATCCACTCCAGCTCAAGAAAAGTTTACGCTCTGATAAAAAGCTGGATTATCCTCTTGTTTTTTGGGGTTTCGATGATAATCCGAGAATCGCATTGCAGGCGGTAATCAATAAAATTGTTTTGGATTTTGGAACGAACGCGTCTATTTTACTTTTGGGACGAACAAATTACGATATAGAAATTGCAAAGAATACTGGATTATTTCGAGTAGCTTGGAAGAACGGTGTGGAAACGTTAGAATACATTCAAAATCCGATGCTGCCAATACAATTCCTTTCTGTTCACAAATCAAAGGGCTTGGAAGCGGACAATGTTATTCTTCTGAATTTTAGAAATGACAAGCTCGGTTTCCCGAATCAGATAATTGATGATCCTGTCTTGAATTTTGTTCTTACAAATGCAGAAGATTACAGATTTGCGGAAGAACGCCGTTTGTTTTATGTTGCTATTACTCGAACAAAAAATAGAACCTATGTCCTTGTGGACAACAAGAATCCATCGTCTTTTTTCAAGGAATTTTCAGAATCTACATCAGTGTTCTTTAAATCAACAGGAAGACGAACAAGCGAAAGACAGACAAAATGTCCAGTTTGCAAAACGGGAGACTTGTTGAAAGTTGAGCATGACGGAAAAACTTTTGTGGGGTGCTCTAATTTTCCGCGGTGTCACTATACACAAAGAGACGTAACTATTTTATCAAGTCCTAAAATATGCCCTGCTTGTGGAGGGTTCCTTATAAAACGCAGGGGCTACAATGGACATTATTTTGTAGGATGTTCTAATTATCCTGCTTGCGAATATAAGGAAAGGTTGATTTGGAGCGAGTTTGTCAATTGATTGTTTTTTACTAACAAAATCCCCTCTACATCTCTCTAAAAACAAACAAATCCCCTCCCGTTAGGGAGGGGTTTGCGCTTTGGTAATTCTTAATTCCGAATTAGCCTTATTCCACCGTCACGCTCTTGGCGAGGTTTCTCGGCTGGTCCACGTCGTTTCCGCGCAACACGGCGATGTGGTAGGCGAGCAACTGGAGCGGGATGCAAGTGAGGATCGGCATGAGCATCGGGCGGGTCTTCGGGACCGTGATGATGTGGTCTGCGATTTCGTCGAGCGGGTGGCAGTCTTCCGTTGTGACGGCGATGACCTTACCACCGCGGGCCTTGATTTCGCGGATGTTGCTGATGATCTTGTCGAAGAGTGAATCCTTCGGGGCGATGACCACGACAGGCATGTTTTCGTCGATGAGGGCAATCGGGCCGTGCTTCATTTCTGCAGCGGGGTAGCCTTCAGCGTGGATGTAGCTGATTTCCTTGAGCTTCAAAGCACCTTCCATGGCGACCGGGTAGCAGAAGTGGCGACCGAGGTACAGGAAGTTGTTTGCCTTGCAGAGCGTCTTTGCAATTTCGGCGATGCTGTCGGAGAGCTTGAGCGTTTCCGTCACGAGATCTGGGAGTTCCAGGAGGTCCTTCACGATGTCGGCGCCTGTTTCAAAGCTGAGTCTGCGCTGGCGACCGAGCAGGAGGGCTATCATGGCGAGCACGGTGACCTGGCTTGTGAAGGCCTTGGTGCTGGCCACGCCGATTTCCGGACCGGCGTGCAAGTAAACGCCACCGTCGCTTGTGCGGGCGATTGTGGAGCCGACGCCGTTACAGATGGCAAGTGCGGTTGCGCCTTTCTGCTGGGCTTCGCGCAGTGCTGCGAGCGTGTCTGCGGTTTCACCGGACTGGCTGATAGCAATGACGAGCGTACCCGGCTTGATGATCGGGTTCCTGTAGCGGAATTCCGAAGCGTATTCGACTTCGACCGGGACGCCGGCCAAGTCTTCGATCATGTATTCACCGACCATGCCTGCATAGTAGCTTGTACCGCAGGCGGTGATGATGATGCGGTTGATGTTACGGAGTTCCTTGATGTTCGTGTCGAGGCCGGCGAGCTTTGCGTTACCTTCGGCGGTGAGCAAGCGTCCGCGCATGGTGTTGCGCAGCACTTCGGGCTGTTCGAAAATTTCCTTGAGCATGAAGTGCGGGAATCCGCCTTTGGCTACGGCGTCAGCATCGAACTCGACGTCCTGGACTTCGCGTTGCACTTCGTGGCTGCTCATGTTCACGATGGAATATCCGTTGTCCTTAATTTGGACAACGTCATTATCGTCAAGATAAACGACTTTCTGCGTGTGGTTGATGATGGCAGAGACATCGCTTGCGAGATAGAAGTCACCTTCGTTTCCGATACCAAGAATGAGCGGACTTCCACGGCGGGCTCCGATCAATACATTCGGTTCTTCGCTGCAAATGACTCCAAGTCCGAATGTGCCTTCAATTTGCTTGAGCGTCTTGAGAACTGCGGACTTCAAATCGCCGTTATAATAGCGGGCAATGAGGTGCGCTACGACTTCGGTGTCGGTCTCGGACTTGAATTCGATGCCCTCGGAGATGAGCTTTGCCTTGAGGCTTGCGTAGTTCTCGATGATGCCGTTATGAACAATTGAAATTTTTCCGTCATAACTTGTATGTGGATGGGCGTTGGCTTCGGTCGGCGCACCGTGCGTTGCCCAGCGGGTGTGGGCTATGCCTACGGAACCTTTAAGCGGAGTGCCTTTTAGTTTGTCTTCTAGGGCTTTTATTTTACCTGAAGCACGAACAACTTTTATTGTGTCGTGGTCTAAAACGGCTACACCCGAACTATCGTAACCGCGGTACTCCATTTTTTTCAGTCCTTCAACAAGAACCGGTATAGCTTCCCCTTTGCCATTGTATCCGATTATTCCGCACATAATGATCCTGATATTTTAATTGTCAGCTGGAAATATACTAAAAGTAAAGGTAAAAAGAAAATTATTGTAAGCTTTATTGGGATTGTTTTACTATTTTAAGTAACGTCTATTTTTTCATAGAGGATAAAAATGAAGACTAAATTGATTGTTGCAGCTGGCGCTCTTGCCATGCTTATGACGGGTTGCGAACCTTGCAAATCCGCATCTACCGAAAAAACATCGCTTGTGACTGAAAAGGACAAGTACAGCTACGCTCTTGGTGCCCATTTTGGTAACCAGGCTCGTTTCCAGCTTGTTACTCGTGATTCCATTGATCTCGACTTGGATCTCTTTGTTCAGGCTTTCAAGGAACGCTACAATAGCGATTCTGCTAAGTTCTTGATGAACGATTCCGTCATCATGGAAACGCTCAACAAGCTTTCTCAGGACCGTCAGGCTGAAAAGATGAGAAAGGATAGCCTCGCTGCTGAAAAGAGCAAGGCCGAAGGTGAAGCATTCCTTGCCCAGAACAAGACTGCCGAAGGTGTCGTGACCACGCAGAGCGGTCTTCAGTACAAGGTCATTACCGAAGGTCAGGGCGCAACCCCGACGGATGACGACAAGGTGAAGGTGCACTACACGGGTACGCTTCTCGATGGCACTAAGTTCGATAGCTCTATCGATCGTGGTCAGCCGCTCGAATTCCCGGTGACAGCCGTTATCCCTGGTTGGACCGAAATGCTCAAGCTCATGAAGGTTGGCGGAAAGGTTATCGCATGGATCCCGAGTGATCTCGCTTACGGTCCGCGTGGCAACCGCGCTATCCCGGGTAACTCCGTTCTCAAGTTCGAAATGGAACTTCTCGACGTGATCGCTCCGGAAAAGCCGGTCGAAGAAGCTAAGCCTGCTGCAAAGCCGGCTAAGCCTGCTAAGGCTGCCAAGAAGGCTGCTGCTCAGCAGTAATCCATAGCTTTTCGCTAGAATTTGAATGCCTCGCGCCCACCCGCGCGGGGTATTTTTTTCGCCGTCATCCTGGAGCCGAAGGCGATAGGATCCATGATACGTTTGGTGCGGGATCACCATCTCGTTGGTGGTGTAAAAATTTTATCTTTGCTTTTGAAATTTTAAGAGCGGGTGTTTATGTCCAGAATTTTCTTTTTACTGTGCGCTGTTGCTATAGCACTTACCGGATGTAACGAACAGAAAAAAATTGATGCGCTGATGCAAGAAAATGCGAAGCTTGAAGCTTCGGCCGATTCTTTAAAGGCTTTGATTGCCAAAGCGCAGGGTGCAACTTCTAAGTGGCTTGTGAAGAACGATACCGTTCGCGCCGGCGATGGACTTTTCCAGGTGCTTTACCGCATGAACATCAACGAAAAGGAACGCGGCAAGATTGTGATTGCCTTGCAAGACTCTGTTGAATTGTCGGCTCTTCGCGTAGGGCAGGTCTTTTATGCGGCTCTTGATTCCGCAGGCGATGTCCAGCGCTTCCGCTTTGCACCGAACCCGGCGACGGTCCACATGTTGAGCAAGGTTGAATCTGGATTTGCCTATAGCCGTATAGACAAGCCTGTGTCGGTTCGTAAGTCTGTTTTTGAAGGTGCCCTTGAAGCGGGGAGTACATTGAACGGGATTCTCTATAAGGTGGGAATTCCGGGTCGCATGGTAGGTGTCGTGAGTGGCATTTTGCAGTGCAAGGTATCCTTCCAGCTTGCCCGTCCGGGAGACAAGTTCCGCATCTTGCTCGAAGAAAAGTTCTATCAGGATTCCATCTGGATTAGCGGCAAGGTCCTCTATGCCGAATTTGACGGCCATACGGTTGGCCATCATGAAGCGTTCCGCTACGAAGACCCGGATCCGAAGAGTACGTTTAACGCCCACTACACTGAAAAGGGCGAAGCTCTCGTTTTCGAAGGTCTCCGTTACCCGCTCGACCGTTTGCACATCACAAGTCCCTACGGTGCCCGCATCCACCCGATTACGGGCCGTCGCACGGTGCATCACGGAATCGACTACGGTAGCCCCAAGGGTTCGCCGGTTTACGCTGTTGCAGCCGGTGTTGTGACTGTTTCAGGTTATGACGATTTGAGCGGTAACAAGATTGCCATCCGCCATAGGGATAATTCCGAAAGCTGGTATATGCACCTTTCTGTGCGAGGCGTCAATGTTGGTGCTAAGGTCGCGCCGCGTCAGGTGATCGGTAAGGTTGGTTCAACTGGCCGCAGCACAGGGCCGCATTTGCACTTGGGCTTTAAGGACAATCGTGGCAACTGGATGAATCCCGCAAAGAAGACCATGATTGCGACTCCGAAGCTTGAAGGTGCGCGCCTCGCTCGCCTCAAAAAGCAAGTGGCTGATATCCGCAAGGAAATCGAGCTTACGCTTGCGTCTCCTGCGGTCAAGGCGAACGATTCTACCGATGTTCTCGTTCGCATGCGTGTATTGAAATAATTTACCTATTCAAACTTCTTTCTGTACTCTTCCGGTAAGAGGTAGAATCCAGGCATTGTATCCTGCGCGACCGCTTGCTTTGCGAAGTGGCCCGTATTGGTCTTGCCATAGCCGGCAATTCGCTTGAATTTCATTTCTTTGGCAAGCTCTGCGGCTGTTGCGAGTATTAAGTCATTGTCCTGGATGGAAAAGTCTGGCTCGATTCCGTACTTGTGGTAGCTATTACGGTCTTTGTCAATGACCTTCATGCTGGTAATCGATGCTATAGAGAACGATGGTGTAATCCAGCGTGTTTGTCCAATGCCTTTTCCGTATGAGACTGAACCGACAATGGGATACTTTTTGTTCGATACGACTCCTGCAATCATGAGTTCCGAGCAGCTGGCCGTATTGTTGTTGGACAGGAATACGAAATAACGGTCTTTGGCGATTCCGTCGGCGGTGTTGATTTCGAATGTCGTGTCGAAAGCTTGCCTTTTGCGGATTGTATCTGCTTTTGTCTCGATGATTCCAATAGCGGTGTCGCCTTTCGAAAGGAGCGCTCTGGTCATCGCTTTGCACTGGTCGCCATCTCCTCCGCCGTTGTCCCGCAAGTCTATAATTGTAGCTTTGTATTTCTCTGTTTCGCGGAGGTACTGGACAAATTCTCCGTATGTGCCGGAATCATTAGATGTATTGGCTACAAATTCGGATATTTTAATGACCGGTATCGAGTCGTAGAATGAAAGTTCAACGGTCGGAGAAAGGTAAGAATCGATGACGACAGGTATTGTAATCCGAGTAGAATCGCGCTTGATGGTGTAGGTGATTGTCTCGCCCTTAGAGGCAACGGCGAGCCTTCTGAAGACGGTCTCGTTTGTTGGGGCGACACCTTCGATTTCGACAATCTCGTCGCCTGCTTTTAAGCCGGCTCTATCGGCTGGAGAATTCTTGGTAACCTTCTGAATAATAAACTTGTCTGGAAATGCTAGAGAGTCAAGCCTAAATCCTGCGCCTGTGAGTTCGTCGGATTGCCTTAAACTGTTTAACAAGCTGTATGCTCGTGATGCGTCTACATAGTATGTGAAATTGTCGTTCATCATGGCATACATGTAGTAAAGATCGTAATAGTCCCAGGGAATTTCTTTTTCGTACATTTTTTGCATGTCGACTTTATCGACATAGTCCTGCGGTTCCCCTAGATATTTATCTTGGTCTACATAGTAATAATAGAGAAGCCTGTAGTTGTACTGAAATTCTCTAGATGTGTTTTGAAGAGTCTTTTTATCCGACGATGAAACTCCGTTGTCGGACACACATGCTGTAAAAAACAAGCAAAAAACAGAAAGCGAAACTATCGCGTAATTTAAAAAAGCGAATTTTTGAATGCCTTTAGATAAGTGCTTTCGTTGTTCCATTCTATAGCTCCTCCCTCTAAATTCGGGCTGGTGTTATAATATACAAAATGGTTAGCTTGTTTAGCAAGAACTTTGTTGAGGTTGGGAATCTTGACTCCGTAGAGCTTGTTTGCAACTTGTGCGGCGCAATTTTCGCTCGGGCTTCCTTCGCAATCGTATTTTGGCTTGATCCCAATGCCGTGATAGGAATTGCCTTTGGGGGTTAGAAATTCAAGGTCGGTGATTGTCGCAAGCCCGCCTGCAAATGTGCTGTAGTTGGTTTGCCCGATGCCTTTCCCATAGGTCTTCTCTCCGACAAGCGGAATGTCGGTCGTTTCTGTGACGGCGGCAATGAATATTTCGGCGCAGCTTGCAGAGCCTCGGTTCGCAAGAATTAGGTATTTCCCGGTTTCTCCCGGATCGCCGGCTTTTGCCTTTGCTGTAGATGAATAGTATTGGGATTCGCCGTCGGCTGTTAATGCTCGCCAGTTCCTTGATGAAAGCGTTCCCTCTTTTACAAAAAGGTCTGCCATCGCAATGCACTGGTTGACGTGCCCGCCAGGGTTGTTGCGCAAGTCGAGAACGCGTACGCGTTTGTCCGATGCTGTTGAATCCAGATATGCCTTAAGTTCTCCGTAAGATCCATTTTTCTGGTCGGCTGTCGTGGGCTTAAAACCTTCGATCGTGATAAACACGATGCCCGGGTTGCCGTTTGCGGAATCGACGAACAACGTATCGACGAAGACCGTTGGCGCGTAGAGGGTTTCTTTTGTGAGATTGTATAAGGTGCTTGTGTCGTCATGTTCTACAAGCAAGTCAATCGTTTTACTGTAGCTTAGAATGGAGTCGTAGGTGGCCTTTGCCTTTTCCCCGGTAAGTTCAATGTCGTTTGCGCTGATGATTTTCCCAAATCTTGGAACTCCGGCCCTTGCTGCCGGACTGTTGGGGTATACCCGAGTGATGATGATGGGGTGTTCTAAGTTCTTGTTGCTGTAGTAGCGCATCCCGATATCGCCACCGACAATCTTGCTCGTGTTGATGGCAGT
The genomic region above belongs to Fibrobacter sp. UWB4 and contains:
- a CDS encoding S41 family peptidase, whose product is MSDNGVSSSDKKTLQNTSREFQYNYRLLYYYYVDQDKYLGEPQDYVDKVDMQKMYEKEIPWDYYDLYYMYAMMNDNFTYYVDASRAYSLLNSLRQSDELTGAGFRLDSLAFPDKFIIQKVTKNSPADRAGLKAGDEIVEIEGVAPTNETVFRRLAVASKGETITYTIKRDSTRITIPVVIDSYLSPTVELSFYDSIPVIKISEFVANTSNDSGTYGEFVQYLRETEKYKATIIDLRDNGGGDGDQCKAMTRALLSKGDTAIGIIETKADTIRKRQAFDTTFEINTADGIAKDRYFVFLSNNNTASCSELMIAGVVSNKKYPIVGSVSYGKGIGQTRWITPSFSIASITSMKVIDKDRNSYHKYGIEPDFSIQDNDLILATAAELAKEMKFKRIAGYGKTNTGHFAKQAVAQDTMPGFYLLPEEYRKKFE
- a CDS encoding M23 family metallopeptidase — protein: MSRIFFLLCAVAIALTGCNEQKKIDALMQENAKLEASADSLKALIAKAQGATSKWLVKNDTVRAGDGLFQVLYRMNINEKERGKIVIALQDSVELSALRVGQVFYAALDSAGDVQRFRFAPNPATVHMLSKVESGFAYSRIDKPVSVRKSVFEGALEAGSTLNGILYKVGIPGRMVGVVSGILQCKVSFQLARPGDKFRILLEEKFYQDSIWISGKVLYAEFDGHTVGHHEAFRYEDPDPKSTFNAHYTEKGEALVFEGLRYPLDRLHITSPYGARIHPITGRRTVHHGIDYGSPKGSPVYAVAAGVVTVSGYDDLSGNKIAIRHRDNSESWYMHLSVRGVNVGAKVAPRQVIGKVGSTGRSTGPHLHLGFKDNRGNWMNPAKKTMIATPKLEGARLARLKKQVADIRKEIELTLASPAVKANDSTDVLVRMRVLK
- a CDS encoding S41 family peptidase yields the protein MFLRIILAATLLGLLGCSDFIHPVESTPKPTEYSFNYWLLQKVYLYEDELANLPEDGDSVQVLYRTLVDPYTRYTPPSKSDDAITAINTSKIVGGDIGMRYYSNKNLEHPIIITRVYPNSPAARAGVPRFGKIISANDIELTGEKAKATYDSILSYSKTIDLLVEHDDTSTLYNLTKETLYAPTVFVDTLFVDSANGNPGIVFITIEGFKPTTADQKNGSYGELKAYLDSTASDKRVRVLDLRNNPGGHVNQCIAMADLFVKEGTLSSRNWRALTADGESQYYSSTAKAKAGDPGETGKYLILANRGSASCAEIFIAAVTETTDIPLVGEKTYGKGIGQTNYSTFAGGLATITDLEFLTPKGNSYHGIGIKPKYDCEGSPSENCAAQVANKLYGVKIPNLNKVLAKQANHFVYYNTSPNLEGGAIEWNNESTYLKAFKNSLF
- a CDS encoding FKBP-type peptidyl-prolyl cis-trans isomerase — translated: MKTKLIVAAGALAMLMTGCEPCKSASTEKTSLVTEKDKYSYALGAHFGNQARFQLVTRDSIDLDLDLFVQAFKERYNSDSAKFLMNDSVIMETLNKLSQDRQAEKMRKDSLAAEKSKAEGEAFLAQNKTAEGVVTTQSGLQYKVITEGQGATPTDDDKVKVHYTGTLLDGTKFDSSIDRGQPLEFPVTAVIPGWTEMLKLMKVGGKVIAWIPSDLAYGPRGNRAIPGNSVLKFEMELLDVIAPEKPVEEAKPAAKPAKPAKAAKKAAAQQ
- a CDS encoding UvrD-helicase domain-containing protein, which translates into the protein MFVLIVLLFVIFAVFYVVRRRRLAKEFEEKIKSFIEVCDSFFVEFDGIFNHYIEDAERDVLIFKYKALYHELQRYSGIPSKVDDFVKLEDFKKKYKDFPRLVLESNVDIKCQKLLIKVELFFIEFDGLFKHYIHDTERDTFILKYQALYFELLECSRISSKVKTYVKLEEFRRKYENFSRLVLESNAEIKRKENLKLLLQFVNIFFDELDFLTSRYVTDSDGKIFYQKWKKLSQDVAICNLNVNDEEYGKISHFEIIYDDLFNYLEKANKSFIEQESQKYDSLFSNIDGKSLDMQQREAIITDEDRILVLAGAGSGKTLTIAGKVKYLCDVKNISPEDILLISFTKKSAQEMTDRIQGKLGIPVKSTTFHKLGLDIIKSADGKRPDVLDESLFNKFIHDFFEKDLVNYPELVKSLIEYFAYYIDIPKNMEDYSSLGELYEAEKSVDLETLRSKYDQERYIHEEKIEKAQNHTTLKNEKVKSLEEVQIANFFFLNGVDYEYEKLYPFESQDPLRKGYKPDFYLKDYDIYLEHFGITRNYTVPWLSPIEAQKYLDGIDWKREFHKQNNTKLIETYSYYNSEGVLLQKLEEILKQNGVILKSRDFMDVFNTVYATKTNKYFSEFVKLCGTFIVLFKSNNYTLETIDDWKDWFSLEENCFSKRRSYTFLNIIKVVLEEYQKYLIVNNSIDFSDMINNATEDVNNGCEISPYKYVIVDEYQDISKARFNLLKAIVDKTKAKLFCVGDDWQSIYRFAGSDISLFTDIAKYLGKTKILKIEKTYRNSQKLIDEASHFVLQNPLQLKKSLRSDKKLDYPLVFWGFDDNPRIALQAVINKIVLDFGTNASILLLGRTNYDIEIAKNTGLFRVAWKNGVETLEYIQNPMLPIQFLSVHKSKGLEADNVILLNFRNDKLGFPNQIIDDPVLNFVLTNAEDYRFAEERRLFYVAITRTKNRTYVLVDNKNPSSFFKEFSESTSVFFKSTGRRTSERQTKCPVCKTGDLLKVEHDGKTFVGCSNFPRCHYTQRDVTILSSPKICPACGGFLIKRRGYNGHYFVGCSNYPACEYKERLIWSEFVN
- the glmS gene encoding glutamine--fructose-6-phosphate transaminase (isomerizing), producing MCGIIGYNGKGEAIPVLVEGLKKMEYRGYDSSGVAVLDHDTIKVVRASGKIKALEDKLKGTPLKGSVGIAHTRWATHGAPTEANAHPHTSYDGKISIVHNGIIENYASLKAKLISEGIEFKSETDTEVVAHLIARYYNGDLKSAVLKTLKQIEGTFGLGVICSEEPNVLIGARRGSPLILGIGNEGDFYLASDVSAIINHTQKVVYLDDNDVVQIKDNGYSIVNMSSHEVQREVQDVEFDADAVAKGGFPHFMLKEIFEQPEVLRNTMRGRLLTAEGNAKLAGLDTNIKELRNINRIIITACGTSYYAGMVGEYMIEDLAGVPVEVEYASEFRYRNPIIKPGTLVIAISQSGETADTLAALREAQQKGATALAICNGVGSTIARTSDGGVYLHAGPEIGVASTKAFTSQVTVLAMIALLLGRQRRLSFETGADIVKDLLELPDLVTETLKLSDSIAEIAKTLCKANNFLYLGRHFCYPVAMEGALKLKEISYIHAEGYPAAEMKHGPIALIDENMPVVVIAPKDSLFDKIISNIREIKARGGKVIAVTTEDCHPLDEIADHIITVPKTRPMLMPILTCIPLQLLAYHIAVLRGNDVDQPRNLAKSVTVE